The window TCGGCCGCGAGATTCGCGAGCACGGCATCGACGCCGCCAGCCACCCGCTGGTGATCGGCTTCACCGGCAGCGGCAACGTCTCCCAGGGAGCCCAGGAGGTTCTCGACGAGCTGCCGGTGGTCGAGATCGCGCCGGAAGATCTGGCGACCCTTCTCGGCAAGGAAGAGCTGTCCCGACACAGCGTCTACAAGGTCGCCTTCCGGCGCCAGGACCGGGCCGATTTCGCTCGCTTCCTGCCCTACCTCACCATGTTGGTCAACGGCATCTACTGGGAGGAGGGCCATCCCCGGCTGGTGACTCGGGCGGACGCCGAGCGCCTGTGGGCGACGCCCGAAGGCCCCAAGCTGAAAGTGCTCGCCGACCTGTCCTGCGACATCGCGGGCTCGATCGAGGTGACCGTCCGCACGTCCACCAACGGCGATCCGGTCTACGTCTACTCTCCGGCCACCGGCCGAGAGACTTCCGGCGTCGCCGGCCACGGTCCGGTGGTGCTGGCCGTCGACAATCTGCCGGCGGAGCTGCCACGGTCCGCTTCGCGCTGGTTCGGTGACTCCCTGCTGCCCCTGATGCCATCGCTGATCGCAGCCGATCTGAGCCGGCCCATCGATCAGCTCACACTGCTCCCGGAGCTGCAGCGCGCGGTGATCACCCACCAGGGTCGACTCACGCCGGCGTTTCAGTACCTCGACGAGTTCGTTTCAGCCCAGGGCGTCTGAAGGCGCTCCTCAGGCCTGCGCGGCCAGCCTTCACCTTCAGCCTCGGGAGGCCCGGACCCTACGCCCAGGGATCGCTCATCGAGCGATTCCTTCAGAGCTTGCGCGAGACGGTGAAGATGGCGCGACCTTCGGCCAGCGGCTCGTCGTCGAGGTCCGTGTCGGTGTAGCCCACGGAGAGCTTGAAGCCGCGGATCTCCTTGGCCACGACCACCCCGTAGTCGGTGTAGTCCTCGAGCCCGGCCTCGTCGTCGAAGGTCGATCGACCGCCGTGGAGCACCAGCTCGAAGCCGCTTCCGAGGTCGAAGTCGACGGCAGCCTCGAGGTAATCTCCGGCACCACCACTGCCGACGACGTCATCGGCATAGGAGTACTTGGCCGAGAAGAACTTGTAGCCGCCGCCGACATAGATCTCCGAGTAGTCGCTGTCGCCCTCGCTGGGATAGAAGTAGCCGACCGCGCCGACATCCCAGGAAATCCCGCTGTCGTACTCGAGGCGGGCCCCGAGGAAACCCCGCAGCTCGACATGGGCCGCGGTGCCGAACTCGACGTTCGATCCCCAGACTCCGGCATAGAAAACGCTGCTTTCGAAGTCGAAACCGCCCTGGATGGCGGGATCCTCGTTGGTCTGCGA is drawn from Acidobacteriota bacterium and contains these coding sequences:
- a CDS encoding bifunctional lysine ketoglutarate reductase /saccharopine dehydrogenase family protein; this encodes MADLGIRREDKNEWERRVPLTPKHVEILVREQGHRVIVQPSDIRIFPDDDFRHAGARVEDDLSACRAIVGVKEMPAEMLVPGPSYLAFFHVIKGQAYNMPLLRQALDQGVTLLDYEPIVDSSGQRLVFFGRHAGYAGMIDGLWALGQRLAQEGVASPLQKVRRAFAYDTVEDARATIAQEVGREIREHGIDAASHPLVIGFTGSGNVSQGAQEVLDELPVVEIAPEDLATLLGKEELSRHSVYKVAFRRQDRADFARFLPYLTMLVNGIYWEEGHPRLVTRADAERLWATPEGPKLKVLADLSCDIAGSIEVTVRTSTNGDPVYVYSPATGRETSGVAGHGPVVLAVDNLPAELPRSASRWFGDSLLPLMPSLIAADLSRPIDQLTLLPELQRAVITHQGRLTPAFQYLDEFVSAQGV
- a CDS encoding TorF family putative porin, whose product is MKLNRGSWLSAFMLLLAFPVAANELTGNVALTSDYVFRGISQTNEDPAIQGGFDFESSVFYAGVWGSNVEFGTAAHVELRGFLGARLEYDSGISWDVGAVGYFYPSEGDSDYSEIYVGGGYKFFSAKYSYADDVVGSGGAGDYLEAAVDFDLGSGFELVLHGGRSTFDDEAGLEDYTDYGVVVAKEIRGFKLSVGYTDTDLDDEPLAEGRAIFTVSRKL